Within the Aeromicrobium sp. Root236 genome, the region CCTCGGTCATAACTGGGTCCTCGCAGAATTCAGGTGAAAGACGTGTCGGCTGAAGCGACAACCTCGATTGTGACACCAGCACTGTCAAAGTTCCAGACGCGCTTCTGTGGGCCGCGTCACGTGCAGCCGGCGTGGCATAGTCTCTGCACCATGAGCGCCGCACCCGCCGAGACGATGAGCGTCGAGCAGCTCGCCTCCCGCGTCGGCATGACCGTGCGGACCGTGCGTTTCTACGCCGGCCGTGGGCTGATCCCGCCGCCGCGCCGCGAGGGGCGCAACGGCTACTACGGCCCCGACCACCTCGCCCGCCTCGAGCTCGTGCGCGAGCTGCAGGCCCATGGCTTCACGCTCTCGGCGATCGAGGGCTACCTCGAGAACATCCCCGCAGGGGCGACGCCCGAGCAGGTCGCGCTGCACCGCACGCTGCTCGCGCCGTGGATGGCCGACCGTCCCGAGGAGCTGAACCGCGAGGCCCTCGAGCTGCGGGCCGGTCGCGAGCTCGACGACCATGCGCTCGAGATGCTGATCGCCCTCGGCGTGCTCGAGCCGACGCCGACCGAGGACGTCTTCCGGGTCGCGCCCGCGCACCTCGCCGTCGGCATCCAGTTCATCGAGACCGACATGCCGATCGAGGTCGCGCACGCCTCCCGCCGCATCTTCGACGCCGCCGGCAAGGCCGTGGCCGAGGAGATCACCGAGGTGTTCCGCACCCTGTGGTGGCCGCAGCTGCGCGACTCAGGGCGTACGGCCGAGGACATCACCGCCTTGGTCGAGCGCTTCAAGCCGCTGACGATCCAGGCGCTCGTCACGGCGTACGAGACCGCGGTCGACGAGGCCAAGCGCGAGACGATCCGCAGGCGCACCGAAGGCAGCTGACCACCGAGGTGGTTGATGTGCGGAGGCCGTCCGCGGCCGAAGCCTCGAAACCACCGAGCGCTCTACAGCCCCATCGTGCGGCCGATGATCTCCTTCATGATCTCGGTCGTGCCGCCGTAGATCGTCTGGATCCGGCTGTCCGTGTACGCCTTGGAGATCGGGTACTCGGTCATGTAGCCGTAGCCGCCGTGCAGCTGCAGGCACTTGGCCGCGGCCTTGTTCTGCAGCTCCGTGGTCCACCACTTGCCCATCGCGGCTTCCTCGATCGTCAGCTCGCCCCTGCTCAACGCGACGATGCTCTTGTCGACGAACGCCTGACCGATCTGCATCTCGGTCTCGAGCTCGGCGAGCACGAAGCGGGAGTTCTGGAACGAGCCGATGGGCTTGCCGAACGCCTTGCGCTCCTTGACGTAGTCCAGCGTCATGTCGAGGATCGCGCGGGTCGCCGCCATCGCGCCGACCGAGATCGCGAGGCGCTCCTGCGGCAGCTTCTCCATCAGGTAGATGAAGCCCTTGCCCTCCTCGCCCAGCAGGTTGGTGACAGGTACGCGGACGTTGTCGAAGAAGAGCTCGGCGGTGTCCTGCGCCTTGAGCCCCATCTTGTCGAGGTTGCGGCCGCGCTCGAAGCCCTCCATGCCGCGCTCGAGGACGATCAGGGAGACGCCCATCGCGCCGGCCTCGGGGTCGGTCTTGACCGCCACGATGACGAGGTCGGAGAGGATGCCGTTCGAGATGAACGTCTTGGCGCCGTTGACGACGTAGTGGTCGCCGTCGCGCACCGCGGTCGTCTGGATGTTCTGCAGGTCCGAGCCCGTGCCCGGCTCGGTCATCGCGATCGCCGTGATCATCTCGCCGCTGCAGAACTTCGGCAGCCAACGCTGCTTCTGCTCCTCCGTCGCGTACGACATCAGGTAGCCCGAGACGAGGTCGGTGTGCAGCACGAAGCCGACGCCGCTGGCGCCGATGCGGATGATCTCCTCGTCGAGCACGGCGTTGAAGCGGAAGTCGTTCATGCCGCCACCGCCGTACTCCTCGGGCATCATGAAGCCCAGCAGGCCCAGCTCGCCGGCCTTGGTCCAGAGCTCGCGCGGGACGATGCCGTCCTTCTCCCACTGGTCGT harbors:
- a CDS encoding MerR family transcriptional regulator, whose protein sequence is MSAAPAETMSVEQLASRVGMTVRTVRFYAGRGLIPPPRREGRNGYYGPDHLARLELVRELQAHGFTLSAIEGYLENIPAGATPEQVALHRTLLAPWMADRPEELNREALELRAGRELDDHALEMLIALGVLEPTPTEDVFRVAPAHLAVGIQFIETDMPIEVAHASRRIFDAAGKAVAEEITEVFRTLWWPQLRDSGRTAEDITALVERFKPLTIQALVTAYETAVDEAKRETIRRRTEGS
- a CDS encoding acyl-CoA dehydrogenase family protein; the protein is MKREIFEADHDAFRETVRTFCEKEIAPHHDQWEKDGIVPRELWTKAGELGLLGFMMPEEYGGGGMNDFRFNAVLDEEIIRIGASGVGFVLHTDLVSGYLMSYATEEQKQRWLPKFCSGEMITAIAMTEPGTGSDLQNIQTTAVRDGDHYVVNGAKTFISNGILSDLVIVAVKTDPEAGAMGVSLIVLERGMEGFERGRNLDKMGLKAQDTAELFFDNVRVPVTNLLGEEGKGFIYLMEKLPQERLAISVGAMAATRAILDMTLDYVKERKAFGKPIGSFQNSRFVLAELETEMQIGQAFVDKSIVALSRGELTIEEAAMGKWWTTELQNKAAAKCLQLHGGYGYMTEYPISKAYTDSRIQTIYGGTTEIMKEIIGRTMGL